A section of the Acidimicrobiales bacterium genome encodes:
- a CDS encoding ribbon-helix-helix protein, CopG family, whose translation MSKIMVSLPEDLVRRLDQEARKRATSRSALIAVAARRELARRDPEAVAAAIARSEERFRAAGAFEAAELVRGDRDSRR comes from the coding sequence ATGTCCAAGATCATGGTGTCGCTCCCCGAGGACCTGGTCCGACGCCTCGACCAAGAGGCGCGCAAGCGTGCAACGAGCCGAAGCGCCCTGATCGCCGTCGCAGCCCGGCGCGAGCTCGCCCGCCGCGACCCTGAGGCAGTCGCAGCCGCGATAGCACGCTCAGAAGAACGCTTCCGGGCGGCCGGCGCCTTCGAGGCGGCCGAACTGGTACGCGGGGACCGCGACAGCCGCCGTTGA
- a CDS encoding PIN domain-containing protein: MTILLVDTSVLIKWFHSEGETSLAEARAIRDANERGDLDARVIDLAVYEMGNLLLRSLHWSAADVADQLDDLIAICGTPLVMEPGWLHEAASLGSRHELTFYDAAWAAAARGLGVSLVSSDPQLLTARLAESPAAAAKRLRLRLA; the protein is encoded by the coding sequence TTGACGATACTGCTGGTCGACACCTCGGTCCTCATCAAGTGGTTCCACAGCGAGGGAGAGACATCGCTCGCGGAGGCTCGGGCAATTCGCGACGCCAATGAACGCGGCGACCTCGATGCACGTGTAATCGACCTGGCGGTGTACGAGATGGGGAACCTGCTTCTCCGATCGCTTCACTGGTCCGCTGCCGATGTCGCCGACCAGCTCGATGACCTCATCGCCATATGCGGTACTCCGCTAGTGATGGAGCCGGGGTGGCTGCACGAGGCGGCGTCGCTCGGATCGAGGCACGAGTTGACGTTTTACGATGCGGCCTGGGCGGCCGCGGCACGAGGTCTCGGTGTCTCCCTGGTCAGCTCGGACCCGCAACTTCTGACCGCACGCCTCGCAGAATCACCCGCCGCTGCCGCCAAGCGCCTCCGCTTGCGGCTCGCCTAG